TGGCCGTAGTCACTCAAAGGTTTGAATCAATTTTTTTCAATAGGCGTAAAAATTCATTTTTTTCTTCTTCAGTCAATGACTCTGTTAATCGTGATTCCATTGCCAAAAACATTTCATCAATCTGATTAACGATTTCTTTCCCTTTATCTAAAACAAAAATTTGCTTCTGCCGTTCGTTATCAGCTTGAATTTTTCTACCGATATATCCATTCTTTTCAAGTCCTTGAAGCATGCTGGTTATACTTGCACCTCTTCGATTAAATGCATCTGCTAAATCCTTTTGAATTAAACCTCGATCCTGATGCTCAGCAATATAACTGATCATCCTACCTTGTTGTGGATTTACATCAAGTTCTTTCGTATGATTTGACAATTGATCCCGTACCTTATGCATAATGGTACTAAGAAGTCTCGTATAAGGTGTATCAATCAAATCGTTCACCTCCGAATAATTAGAATTCTAACTGTCTGAAACCAATATAACTTGGTAGGAGTTCTATGTCAATTAAAAAGATCGAATTCTAACAATTAGATTTTTAACTTTTAGGGATTTGTGAAACTTCAAATTGAATCGTTTTTTAACCCAAAAAAAGATTTATTATGTCATTTGTCCTGTATTTTTACAAGTCTAAAATCATTAACAAAAGAAAGAACAACTACTATTTATCTCTTTAAATATAGGTCTGTTTAACCAAAGCAATATTATGAACTAAGTTGCAAACCTACCATCTAGTAGAACTATATTTCTCAATTAGTAAAGGGTATCATTACCCAATCGATTACCACGTTGAAATTGTCACGTCCTTTCTTGAATGTAAATTGGTTCTCAAAGACTAAAACGATAAAAAAATAAAAGAGCAGTATGCCACTACTATAATACGTAAAAGTTTCTAAGTATTATAATGCGGATACTGCCCTAATAATTAATTAACCTAAAGTAGGAGAAAAGTAAAACATTCTGCTGGTTATTTCCATTATACGAATAAACTTAGTAAAAGAATAAAGATCAATCCGCAAACAGAAATAATTGTTTCTAGTAATGTCCAAGTTAAGAAAGTTTCTTTCATACTTAACCCAAAATATTCTTTAAACATCCAGAAGCCTGCGTCATTAACGTGTGAAGCGATTAAACTCCCTGCTCCAGTTGCTAGAACGACTAAAGCTAAGTTAGCATCAGAATGACCTAACATTGGAATAACTAAACCAGAAGTGGTCAAAGCTGCAACAGTAGCAGAACCTAAGGAAATTCGTAGGATTGCTGCAATAATCCAAGCAAGTAAAATCGGTGACATTGAAGTTCCTTTGAATAATTCGGCTACGTAATCACCAACACCTCCATCGATTAACACTTGTTTGAAGGCGCCGCCACCTCCGATGATTAATAGCATCATCCCAATATGTGTAATTGCAGTTGTACAAGAGTTCATAACTTCTTTAATTGGTATTTTTCTAGCTAATCCCATTGTATAAATTGCCACTAATAATGAAATAACCATTGCAGTACCAGCATTACCGATAAAGCGAATCCCTACTAGTAAACTATTATCATCAAAACCAATTGTTTTTTGCAGTAAATTAACAATTGTTGCAAATGACATTAAAATCACAGGAAGTAAAGCTGTAAAAACACTGATTCCAAAACCAGGAGTTTCTTCAAGTTTAAATGTTTTTTGTTCACCTAAAGATGCAATATTACCCGTTTTAGTGAAGGATGCTGGTACTAGCTTTTTAGCAAGCTTTGTAAATAAAGGACCTGCGATAAAAACAGTTGGTAAAGCAATAATAAAACCGTAAAGTAATACTTCACCAATATTTGCATGATATTCACCAGCGATTACAGTTGGACCTGGATGTGGCGGTAAGAAACCATGTGTAACAGATAAAGCAGCCGCCATTGGAATACCTAAATATAAAATAGAAACTTTTAATTGTTTTGATATGGCAAATACTATCGGAATCAATAATACTAATCCTACTTCGAAGAATAGAGCAACACCGATAATGAATGAAGCAGCAACAACTGCCCATTGAATGTTCTTTTCACCGAATTTGTTAACAAGCGTCATCGCAATACGTTGTGCACCACCAGAATCTGCGATTAACTTACCAAGC
This genomic interval from Gottfriedia acidiceleris contains the following:
- a CDS encoding MarR family winged helix-turn-helix transcriptional regulator, with the protein product MIDTPYTRLLSTIMHKVRDQLSNHTKELDVNPQQGRMISYIAEHQDRGLIQKDLADAFNRRGASITSMLQGLEKNGYIGRKIQADNERQKQIFVLDKGKEIVNQIDEMFLAMESRLTESLTEEEKNEFLRLLKKIDSNL
- a CDS encoding GntP family permease, which codes for MPLVIVAIGIIALLVLIMKLKLNTFLSLIIVSFGVALALGMKPDNIGTTIEAGLGGTLGHLALIFGLGAMLGKLIADSGGAQRIAMTLVNKFGEKNIQWAVVAASFIIGVALFFEVGLVLLIPIVFAISKQLKVSILYLGIPMAAALSVTHGFLPPHPGPTVIAGEYHANIGEVLLYGFIIALPTVFIAGPLFTKLAKKLVPASFTKTGNIASLGEQKTFKLEETPGFGISVFTALLPVILMSFATIVNLLQKTIGFDDNSLLVGIRFIGNAGTAMVISLLVAIYTMGLARKIPIKEVMNSCTTAITHIGMMLLIIGGGGAFKQVLIDGGVGDYVAELFKGTSMSPILLAWIIAAILRISLGSATVAALTTSGLVIPMLGHSDANLALVVLATGAGSLIASHVNDAGFWMFKEYFGLSMKETFLTWTLLETIISVCGLIFILLLSLFV